CCTTGGGAggcaccgttgggatcggccgggggcactctgatgcctaagtcagtaaacttcttaagagaataaactgtaatgacaaagcAGAGCTAAGAAGAGTGTGTAAGTGTACCTCTGTTGTCATGTTAGAAGGGTATTTATACAAGTTTGAGTGATAACTGTAATAACCTTCTCTTTAATGTCCCTTTAATGAAGAGTAATGCTCTTTCAATGTAGTTTAACTCCATCCTTTAACCTCCGAGTTTTGGCAGGTTCTGAGCTATCATTAATGCTAGTTAAATGATAGTGAGTTACGCGGTATAATCCTCTGCTTCTTCTAGAGGGGGATTGCCATATGAGGCGAATCCCCTTTTTGCCCCTCTTGGACGGATCTTTGTAAGTATCCCTGGCACGACACCGTATTTCCAACTAAGGCGGATCATAAGTGGAGCTCTACGAGATGACATCGTATTCATGTTATGTGCTATGTGGCAGATCGTAAGAAGGAATGTTCAAGACGACACCGTATCTTTATCTGTACGCCATATATCTTGGAGGCGGACTTTTTCTCCCTTTAAGCCCTCTTCGCTGGGGAATATCTCCAGCTTAGTCCTTCATGTTTCATAGCGGATGTTATCAAATCATTACATGGCTACAAACGGTGTGAGAAGTTAGTGTTCATATCCTGATTTTTTTTGCCATCATTTAGCCTTTGTAAATTTGTTGATCTTACCTTTTCTAACATATACCTTTCTTCACACACCAGATGTTGAAATATCAAACATGGGTTCCCCCAAATGCACTTGCCCATTTCGTGGAGTATTGTTTTAGAGGGAAGAAGATATTAAATCCACAACATGTCACCTAAATCCTAAATATAATCGTTGCTGCAAAAAAGGCATTATAAATTACCCACTTATCAAGATCCACACCTAAAGTTCTTGATGATCTTTTGCATCAAAATGGAAactacaaaaaaataaaattcatggAAAACATCCGCATATATAACTCGATGTTTGCTTTCACATCCCTCGGTGCTAAAATTGATCATAGCATAAATAAAACATCTGGCCCGTATGTTTTCAGAATTTCCGGTCAAAACCATCATCTGATTGGCTCATTATTACCTCCCCCAACTCAAAAGCCTAAATTTGCCCAGCTTTATGTCTACGACACCACAAATGAAATTCTTAATAGAATATCTTCTTTTATTGATAATGCATCAGAAAAGACTATCGATCAAGACGTCATTCAAAAACTTATTGAGATGTTTGATGAACATAATCAACTTACTAAGGCCTTTAGGATGATTCGGGATAAATTCAATGAAGAAAACATGCAACCTTTAAAATTACGTTTGGTTGCTAAACGCCCTTCTGATAGCAAGCAATATGCGGCACCTCAAGCACCTGAAATAGCTAGTTTAGTTGTTGGTGGTTTTGATTATTATGACATGAGCAGAGATATAATTGTCCAACAATAAGATAACTCTTTAAAACGAATAAGTATATTGCATCCAAGTTTGATGTCCATGCAATACCCGCTCTTATTTCCACATGGTGAGGATGGTTATACTCCTGATATCAATTATGTTGAATCTGTAAGCAATAAAACTCTGAAAACAAAACATGTCACCATGCATGAATATTATGCTGATCACCTGTATCCTCGACCTGCAGAGAATTCAACTTTATTTAGAGGCGGTCGTTTATTTCAAAAATTCGTTGTCGATTCTTACACATGTGTAGAACAAGAAAGATTAGATTTTATACGTCGAAATCAGACATCTCTTAGGTCTGAATTATATTCAGATTTACACGATGCTTTTTTCAAGGGTGATGCTGACGGCTCAAACTtgtgtaaaaatattatattaccTTCAACCTATATATACAGGAGGCCCTAGATATATGTTAGAACATTACCACGACACTATGGCTATATGTAAATTTTATGGCAACCCAAATTTGTTTCTAACTTTTACTTGCAACCCATTATGGTTAGAAATAACTGAAACCTTGCGCCTCTCCTACAGCCAACGGCCAGAAGACAGACCCGATATAGTTGTTCGAGTCTTCAAAATGAAAGTTGATAGCCTCATAGAAGACCTTAGAAATAAGgaattttttggaaaaacaattgCTTTATTATACACAGTCGAATTCCAAAAGAGAGGTTTACCTCATATACATTTTTTGGTATGGCTTGAGAGGAAAAACAAGCATTTAACAACAAATGAAATTGATTCTTTCATTAGTGCTGAATTACCATGCCCAAGAAGCAATCCTTTAGGATTCAAAGTTCATGATAAACGGACCATGCAGCGCGCTAAATACTCGAAGCCCTTGCATGCGTGACAATAAATGTTCAAAATTTTACCCTAAAAAGTTTCAGGCCACTACAGTGATAGATGAGAATGGATTTGCTTCTTACAAACGAAGAGACAACGTTCTTTTGAAAAGAATGGAATGTGTATAGATAATCGTTTTGTTGTTCCGCATAATAGAGATTTGATTGTTCGGTACCAGGCTCACTTGAATGTAGAATCATGTTGTTACTCTACTATggttaaatatttattcaaataCATTAACAAAGGGACTGCTAGAGTCCGTGTTGCTGTTGAACAAACTGACACAAACGTAAACAGTGAATCCAATTTTGAAGCTCCTTCTCGAAACGAAATTAAAACGTACTTAGATTGTCATTACATATCTTCTTGCGAAGCATGTTGGCGATTATTTGAGTTCCCTATACATCAGAGAGAACCATCTATAGAACGTTTGGTTGTTCATCTGCCTAATAATAATGTTGTACTATACAATGAGTATAATACACTAGACATGATACTTCATTATTCTGAAGTGCACAAAATGATGCTTACTGAATGGATGgttacaaacaacaacaacattcATGCACGTACCCTTACATATGTTGAGTTTCTTACAAAATGGATATGGGATTCGAGAAGTAAAGTTTAGAGAATTCGTAAAAAGGGTTTGTCGTTGGGAAGAATGCCTTACGTGCATCCAAATTCAGGCGAACTATACTACCTAAGGATGCTTCTTAATATTGTTAGGGGTCCTACAAGTTTTAAAGCAATTAGAACTCTCAATGATGTCACATATGACACATTTCAATCTACATGTCAGGCACCAGGTTTATTAGGAAATGATCAAGAATGGTTTGATGCTTTGAACGAATGTGCTTTTACAAGCTCTTAAAAACAAATGCGTCGTTTATTTGTGGTCATTGTACTTTTTTGTGATGTAGCCGATCCAACTAAATTGTTCGATCACTTTCTTGAAAACTTCAGCGAAGACATAGAATATGAACTTCGACAACGCCTCCAATTGCCAACTTCTTTTCCAACAAGTTCAAATGTGAAAAATTGTGTTTTACTGGAGCTTGAGAAACTATTTAATCGAAATGGATATTCGATGTCAGATTATAATTTGCCTATGCCTTCTACAGAAACTGACAATTCACTCCAGAATCGCTTATTACATGAAAAATTAAGCTACGACGTGCACCAATTGAAAGAACAACATGAACAAATGGCCTCAAGCCTTAATAACGAACAAAAACATGTTTATGATATAGTTGTAGCCTCTGCTGCTAAAGTAGAAGGATAGCAAATTTTCTTATACGGTCATGGTGGAACTGGAAAAACATACATATACGAAATAATAATTGCAAAGCTTAGATCCGAGTATAAGATTGTTTTGGTAGTGGCTTCTTCGGGTATTTCAGCATTATTCCTGCTAGGAGGTAGAACTGCCCATTCGAGGTTCAAAATACCACTTGAACTTACAGCTTTCTctacatataatataaaaaaaaaggaacaaaGCTTGCTGAACTAATTCAACAATGTTCACTTATTATTTGGGACGAGGCTCCAATGAACCATCGATTTTGCTTCGAAGCTGTGGACAGATCATTGAAAGACATTTTATCTACTGATGCAGCAACCAAAGAAGACTTATTATTTGGGGGGGAAACCATTATATTGGGCGGTGATTTCAGGCAGATATTACCGGTGATACCTAACGGTTCAAAAGAAGATATTTTAAATGCGTCTATAACAAACTCTTATTTCTGGAAAATCTTTCAAATATTTACATTGAAAACTAATATGAGATTACGAGGGAATCAGACTAATTTTTCCTATGCCGGTTATACAAACTTTGGAGAATGGCTATTTGCATTAGGCAACGGCGAGAGTAATGGAAAAAAACGAACCCATAGACAATGAACTTGATTGGATCGACATCCCATATGAACTATTAGTTATGCCGACCCAGGATCCTATGTTAACTATAATCGAAGAAACATATCCACAGGATTTTACTTACTTAAAAGAAAGAGCAATAGTAACTCCAAGAAATGAAATTGCAAACAAAATAAATGATTTCATTCTTAATTTAGTTCCTAGTCCAAATCAAACTTACTATAGTAGCTAGAGATTCAATATGCAAGACAACTGCAAATATCGACGAGTTGCAGACATTATACCCTGTCGATTTTCTTAATTCTATTAACCCATATGGTTTTCCGAAGCATGAACTCTGTCTGAAAATTAACACTCTAATCATGCTTTTACGCAATATTAACCCATCAAATGGTCTTTGTAATGGGACAAGGTTGGTCGTAATAAAATTAAGGAGTAGAATTATTGAAGCTCAAATTTTAGCAGGTTCTTCTATTGGTGAAAGAGTCTTCATTCCTAGAATAACACTTAACTACATCGAGAAAaaatttccttttactttgcAGCGCCGACAGTTCCCTGTTAGAATATGCTACTGTATGACTATTAATAAAAGCCAAGGACAAACTCTTCATCGGATTGGACTCTTTTTAAATGAACCTGTCTTCACACATGGGCAGTTGTACGTCGCCTTATCTAGGGTGACAAACTTAGCTGGAATTCGGGTTGTTATTGAAAATTCTTCCGCGAAACAAAATGAAAGTTTGTTTGGCTTAATGAAAAACGTTATTTATCGTgaaattttctaataattaaCTGTTGTTTAAGTTTTTGTCTTAGCCTCaattgctttcttcaacttgcTCTTCTTATAGTACTTGCACTTTTCTTTAAACGTATATTTACTCGAGCAACCACTACATATATGTTGTTAGTCTAATTCTTCGTGTTGTTTTTTCCCCAGCTTTGGCAATGTCTTACACGTCAATTTCAAGCATCAATAAAGACAGCAAAAACATTCGGATCAAGGTGCGGCTCACAAGATGTTGGGACTTTGTCAACCCAAGAAAGGGTGGCCAAATTTTCAGCTTTGATCTACTCCTCATCGATGCACAGGTTTTCTGCTATAATTTTTTCTTTCTAATTATTTATGCATATAAAACTAATTTATAGAATTTTCTTAGGGCGACATGATACAAGGAACAATTTCTAATGAAATATCTGCGAGGTTTCGTGAATTATTGGTTGAAGGCACTATCTACCATATATCTGGATTTAGTGTGATCCCCGCTCAAAGTAGTTACAAACCCACAGGCCATCCTTTTCGTCTGAGACTTCCATGCAACACGTACATTAAGAAATTAGAAGACCAGGACTCTACAATTCCATATGACAAGTTTAAGTTCTTAACCTTTGATTCTATCGAGGAACGAGTTGGTCTAATTGACTATCTATGCGGTACTCTTCTTAGCTCTAGactagataatttttttataagttgatttttttctttattctaATTATCAAATTCCATAATTGTCAGACACTTTTGGGCTGGTTATCGACGTTGGACCTCTTGAACAAGTTCGAGCTCTCGATCAAATAAAGAAGAAACGTGATGCGGTTCTACAAAATAGCAAGTATGCATATATATTCTACTTTCCATCTACATGTTAGCTATAATTACCATGTTAAACAAATACACACCTGGATATAGataattcatttcatttttttccTCGCTTGAAATCACGTTTATTATTCAACAACAGTCAAACAACTacaccataattttttttttgctgtttgtttttttccttaGTGGACAAGAGCTGAAACTCACATTTTGGGAAGGAATAGCTTTACATTTTCCTGAAGATGAGCTAATTTCACTCGCCAAGGATGGTCCCATTATTATAGCTTTTGTCGCAATGATTTCCAAGCCTTTTGATGGTACTAAATGTACTTTGGCTTTACATTATTCCGTTGCTCGCAGAGTATAACTAAAACTAACATTATCATGCTTTGTAGATGCTTTTACACATAACAGTACTTCAGCACCAAATTCTATGTGAATCCGCAAATTCGagaaattgaagctttttctcAAGGGTATTTTTACtgggtttttatttttgtaaaacaAACCTGTACAATTTTCTTAAGGGGTACACTAACACATGCAAGTCTTACTTCTCAGGTTGCATGCGCCTTTTCCTCAACTTAGGAAACATGAAAACAAATCCCTTGCAGTTGTTGATATTGAAACAAAGAAAGACGTGAATAGGAAAACCATTTCAGAACTCTTGCAAGTTGATATCTATACTGATAGGGTTTGCTTCCTATTctaatgttttttcccaaatatTTTACTGTATTAGTAGTCAGAAGGGGTTATATAGCAACTTATATTATTTGGTGTTTATATAGGACATGAAATTTACTTACAAAGCAACAATCAAAGAAATTGACCCTTTTGAAGTTTGGTGGTACCGAGCCTATCCTCGGTGCAAAAGTAGCGTATAAAATTTCGAAGACAAAATTTGGTGCAAGAATTGTAGATTTATCAATGAACTTCCATTGACATGGCACGCTTCTTACCCTAGCAAACAAATATATAgtttagagaaagaaaaaaaatatgttttttttcctttcaggTATAGGGTCAGGCTAATTGTTGAAGACGTTACGGGTAATGCATCTTTCGTGCTCTTCGGTCACATGGCAGCTGATCTAATTGGCATACCTGCAAGTTCCTTGGCCGCCGCTTTTAAAGAAAGACATGAAATCCCACTTTCAATTAGTAAGCTTTATGGTATGGAAAGAATCTTTCAGGTGCAAGTCAGCAGCATGGTCCAAGACTCGTCCAATATTACATTTAAAGTGGTCTACATTTTCAAAGATAGCTTCTTAACTCCCAAAAAAGAGCCTATAAGTCCCATTTCAGCATCTTCAACACATTTAACGTCACCCATATCTTCGCGCTCTGCTTCACAACCTGTTCGTAGGGTAATTGAGTTTAAAGAAGCTGCAACTAAGGAAAGCGAGTCAGATCTCGAGCCACCTAAGAAAAAGAAACGCACCAAGTAGGGTTTTTTCTCACAATACtcattttcttcttttgctCATGCACTTCTTCTTAAATGTTTGTTTTCTCCACTTTTGCAGAGCATCCTCTTCCTTATCCAAACAAACCTAAACAACAACCGACCTCCCTTTTGTGTCTCGACTATAACGGTAACTTATTTTTCGTTCctttcatcttaatatataatttcCTTCATTTCATATAACAATGTATCTatattaactttattttttttcctctttATAGGTTACACCAGGACACTAGCATTCCATGCGGCTAAATAAAGTTATATGTTGGATGTGTTGTTTACAACTttaatttctttctttattGTTGATCTAAAGTTATGTAAGCTTTATGGATTAGACCATTACTAATTTACTATCCTTGCAAACTTTAAAATATTAGCTTTCCTTCTATTATTAGTTGTTTCATCtaaagtttttatttcaattatctTTGATTGAGAACGGGGAAGgcttttttccttaattttgtACAAATCTATGTACACCTTGAAAtcttgaataaataaataaaaaataacttaTTGGGTATTAATATCTGTTCATTTGGTATACGATATACATTTGTGACCTGAAATGTACAAGAAACAACAAGTCATTGATTCTTCTGAATATCAGAAGCATAAATATGACCCATTTTAACACGTTTAGTTTCCAAATACCTCTTATTTTCTTCAGTAATTGCTGTCAAAACCGGAACTCTTCCAATCACAGCCAATCCATACCCTTTCAACCCAGTAAACTTCGCCGGATTATTCGTCATCAGCCTCATAGTCCGTACCCCAATGTCCCTCAAAATCTGTGCACCAATCCCATACTCACGAGCATCAACAGCTAAACCGAGTTCAATATTAGCATCAACAGTATCATGACCTTCATCCTGTAAATTATATGCTCTAAGTTTATGTCCGAGTCCTATTCCTCTTCCTTCATGTCCTCTCAGATAAACTACTACTCctcttccttttttatttatcaattcCATTGCTAGATCTAATTGGTTGCCGCAATCGCATCGGCCTGacccgaatatgtctcctgttAAACATTCTGAATGTACTCTTACTAGTACGTCTTCTCCGTCTCCGATTTCCCCCTTTACTACTGCTATGTGCTCTGTTCCGTCCAGTTTTGAAGTGTAGCAGTATGCTTCGAAGTCGCCCCATTTTGTTGTTGGTAGACGGGATACTGCTCTTCTTTCTACTAATGTTTCCCTCTTTCTCCGGTATCTTAAATGTGCAATGCAACCAAATTAATAAACTGCACCAAATATAAGAGCTAAATGTACAAAACTGAACTAATTATGGTTAGCTTGAGTGATTAAGAATCTTGGATCGTTTAAACTAAAAGTTTTTATGTTTGAGCCTTAGCGTAGGTAGAAAATTTAATTGGAAAAGAATACGCTAATGAACATTGAAATGAATAATaagataaattatataaaatattttccggTTATGTTTCTAGAATATTTTTGTTAGCCAATTCAAAAAGTAAACATATATTGGTTGGGCTGAAGAAAAATTTCCTCTACCCAAAACAAAACAGTCCATTTTTCCCCTTGggacaaaaagaaagaaaaaaaaatgttttttttggtACAATTAGGTCCTGTTTGTTGTTAGTATTAACTGTTCATGGTTTGTTGTTGATAATAGATAGATAGTAGATATTTAGTTGATTCTACTAAATGTAgctgttttaaaattttatcaaacattttTTTATCTTCTGTTTAGAATTAAAAGGCAAAAATTAGTttcaaaaaatgaaaacaaacggACATTTAGTATCTCGTAAATGAAGACAGGAGAGTGGGCACTTGGCAAGGACGGAAACCACAACTATAAAAGATAGTCCCGACAATTAGAAGTACATTGCCAACCTTGTGCCTCATGCTTCCATCCCTAGGTCGAAGTAAGAGTTTTGTTTTAAGCGTTTTATTACACGAGTCTAAAATTGTATAATATATCGTTATTTGGACCCAAAATTACTCcaaattgaaaacgttaaagagAAAACtttactgtttttttttcattaagaGTATATTTTTACTTCTTACGAaacattatggataaatttAAACTTTGTCCTCTaattaaattgataaaaaaaatcaattttgtttgcaaactttgttcTTAAGATTAATTTGGTCTAAAATGAATTTCAGCTATTAATTTAGTTTAcaagttagttttttttttcaaatttatcaAAAGAAAGTAATGCATGCCAATTTATGATTGGTGGATTTTGAGACAcgtcaaaatataaaaaagattTAGGGTAGTCTGGAAGAAATACGTCCGATCAATCAATTAATACCAcacgtataattttttttttacacctATCATCTCACATATAGTGGTATGTAAAACAATTTTCATTGATTTGATATATTATCCCGTCATTGTCCTAAAATTTCTCCAAAATATAATGTTAAAAAAGTGCCAAATTTAAAGTTCACCAAATTAGCTCTTCAGAAAACTTCTACTGTTCGGGTGTAATACATTCGACCAATCAAAAGAAAGATGAATATTAATTCATAGAAGATGATtggtgttaaaaaaataaacatctaCAAGTGAACTATTTTGATTGGCCGAGTGTAATACACCGAGGGTACAGTATAATTTCTCGGCTCTTCGTCCTATTATAGTGATTGAATGTGAGATACTTGAAGTTTAGATATGAAATTGACATATTGAGCCAAATGAAAATGACCAGAATTTGCAATTtgtgaagaaaataaaaatgtcaaCTCAATTAAACTTGAAGGACATGTTTACCTGATCAAATCAGTTATTGAGACAAGTGGTATGGTATGATCCAATCCCAACTTTCTCAAAGCAGGAAGAGAAGCCATAGAACCATCCTCCGGATCAACCACAGCAGAAAGCATAGAAAATGGTGGCAAACCAGCCAACATTACCAAATCAACAGAAGCTTCAGTATGTCCAGCTCTCCTCAAAACCCCACCCTTCCGATACTTCAGTGGAAAAACATGCCCTGGCCTTCTAAAATCTTCGGCCTTCGCTTCCCCACTCGCCAGACTAACCACAGTCTTCGCCCTGTCCGCTGCCGATACTCCCGTTGATGTCCCACTCTTCGCATCCTAACTGCGTGTCAGAGATTATAATAAAAGCTATTATCGAGCGTATATCGAATGGACTGATTAAAAGAGTAGTACTAGTTTGAGAATTGAGTACCACAGTGATGGTAAATGTTGGGGCTGAAGAGTCTTCATCTTCAGTCTCTGGTGACATTAATGGAAGCTTTAGCCTTGTAAGATGTTCATCTTTCATTCCAACAGAAACAATGCCTGATCCATGTTTAATCATAAATGCAACATGCTTTGTACTTGTTAGAGATGCTGCCATTACTAGATTTCCTTCTATTTCTCCATTTTCATCATCTACAACTATCACAAACTGTACCATTTCATCCCCAATTTAATTAcacaattttgaattgaaataCACCAAATTAAAAGATCAAAGTTGAATTTGGAAAGTGTTAATTAACCTTTCCTTGGCGTAGAGTACTGAGAGCCTGATCAATTGAAGAGTAGCCAGGAGATGGGCAATCAGGATCACCTTCAGCATCACTAACAAAGAAATCAATAGTTTCACTATTAATTTCAGCATCAACACTCCCAAATGAACCATTTTGATCAAACATATTTCCAGTGACTCTCATTGCCAAACATGTTGAACTTGAAATCAACAGCTTTTGTCTCAATAACCCAATTCCTGAACCATGGGGAGCTGTAAAAACCCGGTGAAATCTGAAACAGAAAAACAATTATCTTTTAGAAACACAAAATCAAATTCAGTGTTACGTATGGTgaagaacaaatgaaaaatgaaaCCTTGAATTGATGAAGATATGGGAAGAAGAAAGGTGAGGAAACAAGCAAGAGTCCATGGAAAGAACAATGGTTGAAGAAAAACACACCTCTAGTTTTGGATTGTGTTATGTAAgagattttgtttttgtttttgtttttttctttcctgtAATGTTAATGAATGGAAACTTTATCCATAACTTTTATTTTAACTCATTCACTATCAACTACCTTGTCTTTGTTAtgttattaataaattttaattattttgttaactTGTTAAGCAATATTAATTGAACTAAGAGAGAAAGGCATTCGTTTTGTTCTTTATTGTTAGATTTTTCTTAAGTTCGATCGTTTTAGTAATTTGTTAGCATTTTAGTGTTGATAATATTTAGGtagatctgtccatggattGGACCGGACGGATTCAACTGGTTACATATTAAAATATGTTGTCTAAGTCCAATTTGACCCATATCTTTTAAAATCCGGACTCGGGTCAGGCTCATTCCGtgcaaaaaaacataaatttcaggtccaatccaatccgttcaattttttttttaaataagtctaataatttAATGGGTTGgaactaaaagtttaaaaaatgaaaaaacagttaatccaaaatattaaaatcaGTGTATAATTAACTAACGGTGTTCACTATAAGGCTTATTACTAATTGTTAACTTATTATAAATTATGGATCAGAATTGTTTCTGTTGGAATGAAACAGGATCCACCTAAACGGTATTGAACcccaattttgataaaattttgaTTATAACAAAAGTTATAATTAAGGAATTAGATCTTTCAtggtattaaaattaattaattcaatGAGTTTATGTGCTAACAATTTTATTTAAGTGCTTAAATTGTTGAATAAGGCATTAGAAGCAATATACACAAATTAGCTAAAAGTccttaaagaaaataaaggcccAACCGAAAAGCCCAGAAGCAAAACCAGAAGCCCATGTTGTAAAAAACCAGAAGCCCATGTTGTAAGTCAAACAAAAGACTTTTCTAATCTGGCAAAGTTTCAGAAGAGAGAAGACTCCGTCAGAAACCCATCTTGCTGCATTCACCAATATGGAAACGCCTAGTCTATAACCTGAGgattcaaaattcaaaagagATCACTGGACGCGGTTCTCAACGGTCAACAATTCTTTGAATTCAGAAACGGCTAATTTCCTTAAATGGCAATATGGGCACAACAGTAAGAAGCTGCTGAGAAGGACAGAAGTTGTTTCTTCGTAACAACTATCTTCTGATTCAAA
The window above is part of the Euphorbia lathyris chromosome 3, ddEupLath1.1, whole genome shotgun sequence genome. Proteins encoded here:
- the LOC136221813 gene encoding monofunctional riboflavin biosynthesis protein RIBA 3, chloroplastic, which translates into the protein MDSCLFPHLSSSHIFINSRFHRVFTAPHGSGIGLLRQKLLISSSTCLAMRVTGNMFDQNGSFGSVDAEINSETIDFFVSDAEGDPDCPSPGYSSIDQALSTLRQGKFVIVVDDENGEIEGNLVMAASLTSTKHVAFMIKHGSGIVSVGMKDEHLTRLKLPLMSPETEDEDSSAPTFTITVDAKSGTSTGVSAADRAKTVVSLASGEAKAEDFRRPGHVFPLKYRKGGVLRRAGHTEASVDLVMLAGLPPFSMLSAVVDPEDGSMASLPALRKLGLDHTIPLVSITDLIRYRRKRETLVERRAVSRLPTTKWGDFEAYCYTSKLDGTEHIAVVKGEIGDGEDVLVRVHSECLTGDIFGSGRCDCGNQLDLAMELINKKGRGVVVYLRGHEGRGIGLGHKLRAYNLQDEGHDTVDANIELGLAVDAREYGIGAQILRDIGVRTMRLMTNNPAKFTGLKGYGLAVIGRVPVLTAITEENKRYLETKRVKMGHIYASDIQKNQ